Within Microbacterium oryzae, the genomic segment CCACGGCACCCTCGTGCATCACCCGTCGCACGCTGCGGGACTCGAGACGGATGTTCGGAAGCGCGGTTCCGACGCGCGTGGCGGCATAGCCACCGAAGGTCGCCTGCGCGCGGTGGCCCTGGGATGTGCGGATCTCGTAGTTCCCGAACTCGACGGGGCGCCCGCCGCGGCTCCGCATGGCGTCGATGACGCCGACCCTCCCCCGCTCGCGCCACGGCTCGAGGTGCGAGCCGTCGTGGAGCCCTGGCGCGAAGTCGAGCCCGTTCAGGCCGGCGAACCGCGCCAGACGGAAGAACTCCCGACGGCTGCGCCGCCGGGCACCCATGCGGACCGATGCCCATGTGAGCACAGCGCCCGCGATGAGGAAGAGCAGCATCATCACGGACATCCCCGTGAGCTGCTCCGCCATGTCGGGCGCGGCTTCCTCGATCTCCTGCGCCACGCCGACGGACATCGCCAGCAGTCCGAGCGGAACGACGAGCGCCCCGAACGTCACCACGGCGACGCGCGCGCCGCGCCCCGGCTGACGCGCACCGGGCACGTCCCGGAATCGCCGCCAGAACCGTCGCACCTCCCGCGCGCGCACGCGCTCGGTGAGAGCGGAGGTGTCGAGCGTCACGCGCCGGACGGCGAGGACGTCTCGGTGGGCGCGGGGGTCTTGGGGGCGGGAGCGGACGGTGCGGGCGCCGACGGCGCCGGGGCGGGAGCCGAAGGCTCCGGAGGTGCGGTCGTCGGCGGCGCACTCGGCGCCGGCTCGGAGGTCTGCGGCGGCTGCGTCGGCTCCGGCTGCGTGGTGGCCGGCGGCTCGGTCGGCTCGGCCGTAGCCGGGGGCTTCGTCGGCTGCGGCGAGGGCTGCTGGGTCGCGGGCGGCGGCGTCGGCTGCGGCGACTTCGGCGGAGCGGTCGTGGGCGGCGGCGTCTTCGACGGCTCCGGCGTCTTCGTGGGCTCCGGCGTGCGGGTCGGCTCCGTCGGCTTCGGCTCGGGCGTGCGGTCCGGCTTCTCCGACGGCGAGGGCTCCGCGGAGGGCGGCACTTGGGCGGGCTCCGCGCCACCGGGCACCGGCTGCCACGGCTTCACGTCGACAGGGTCCCCCGCGCCGTCGAGGTAGCGCCGCGGGTCGACGGGGACGCCGTCGACGTGCACCTCGAAGTGCAGGTGGTTGCCGAAGCTGTGGCCGGTGTTTCCGACGAGGCCGATCGGATCGCCGGCCTCCACCCAGTCGCCCGCCTGGACGGCGCGACTGCCGTGGATCATGTGCCCGTAGAGCGTGCGCACGCCGTTGACATGCTGGATGATCACCGCGACGCCGTAGCCGTAGTGGCTCTCGCTGGAGAGCACGACGATGCCGGGAGACGCCGCGGTGATGGGCGTCCCGCCGGCCGCGGCCATGTCCATGCCCATGTGACGGCCGCCGCGAGCGCCGAACGGGTCGGTGAGGGTGGGGTTGGCGACCGGCCAGATGAACTTGCCGAGCGACGGAAGGTCCTTGTCGTCACCCAGGCGGGAGAGGTCGACGTCGAGGCCGGCCGCGCGCGCGTTGCCGATGAGCGCCTCGCGGGCCTTGCGCAGCGTGGCGGTGAGCTCGTCGATCGTCGTCGCGCCGTACGAGCTCGACGCGAGGTCCGGCACCTCCACCGTCTGCTCGGCGAAGCGCGCGGCCTCGTCCGAGAACCCCGCCGTCGGCGACTCCGGCGGCTCGGCCTCGTCACCCTGCGACGGGTCCACCGCGAGCGACACGGCGGCGACCGGTGCGCTCTCGGGAACCGGTCGGCCCACGGCCAGCGCGCTGGCTCCGGTGGTGACGGCGACGAGCGCGGCGACGGCCACACCCACGTGCGCGACCAGCGTCGCACGCGGCCGCTGCGCGGCCTCGTCTTCGCTCTGACGGTCCGATATCTCCGAATGCATTGAATTCCCCCACGCCTATCTTGGGGGATGCCGGCCGGAGAAGGAAGCGCAGGCTCCGATACCGCTGGAACGGCCATCCATCAAGCCCAGGAAAAGCGGCCGCAACGGTGCCAGGGTGAGCTCATGAGTCTGATCTGGCACCAGCAGGACGTGGAGTTCCGCCGCGAGTGGACCGGGAAGCCCGTCGAGGAGATCGAGAAGCACGCCGGCCCCGTCGTCGAGCAGCTCACGCCGGGTGCCGGCGCCGAGATCGTGCACGCGTATGCGATCGCGGTCGCCGAGGGCCGGCCCTTCGGGCTGGATTGATCGGATGGCCGAGGCGAGGCGGGTGCGCGTGGTCGTGGCGGGCGGCGTGCAGGGTGTGGGCTTCCGCTGGAGCACCGCGCGCCAAGCCGAGCGGCTGGGCGTGAGCGGCTGGGTGCGGAACGCGGGAAGCACCACCGTCGAGGCGGAGCTCGAGGGAGCGCCGGATGCCGTGCAGGCCGTGGTCGACTGGATGCGGCACGGGCCCGTCGGCGCGCGCGTGGACGCACTGACGGTGGAGGACACCACCGCCCAGGGCACATCCGACTTCGAGGTGAGCGCTTCGAGGTGAGCGCTTCGAGGTGAGCGCTTCGAGGTGAGCGCCTCGAGGTGAGCGCTTCGCGCTGACCTCCGCGTGCGCCGGGGTGGGCTTCAGCCCAGCGGCGCGGGCACGGTCTCGTCGACGGTGGCGACGTCGACCTGGATCTCGGCGGCGATGCCCTCGAGCTCGCGCGCGACGTCGGCCACGGCGACGCCCTCGGGGACGCGGACCGTGGCCGCGGTTTCGAAGAGGCGGCCTCCCGACATGGCGGCCTCCCGCGTCTGCGTCGACATGCTCTCGATGCTCGCACCGCCGCGCAGCAGCGCCGCCGACACCTCGCGGACGATTCCCGGGCGGTCGTCGCCGAGGACCTGCAGCGAGAACCTCGCACCCGTGACCGCCTCGGACTGCTCGGCCGCGCGCACGGTGATGGCGAGGCCGTCGATGCGCTCGAGGTCCTCCGTCAGCGCGACGACTCGCGACGTCGGCGCCGACACCTGCACCACTCCGGCGAAGGTGCCGTCGAGCTCGGCGAGCCGGCTGCTCTCCCAGTTGCCGCCGTGCGCCTCCACGACATCCGCCACCCGGGCGACGAGTCCGGCACGGTCTTGTCCGATGAGCGTGAGCACGAGCGAGGCCATGGCCCGAGCGTATCCGGCAGGCCCGACGCTGTCGACGCGCGGGGCAGGACGCTCCGCGCATCAATTCCCGACCCCGACGTATCAGCGCGACCTGAGCGCTCTCCTCCCTCAGTGAACGGGGCCCCATTCGTGCCGGACGGGCTCTTCGAGGGATGGGGGCATGCGATGGCGATTCTGCATCGGCAGCGGCGTGGAGCCGCACCAGGGGGCGCGCGGTGACCGCGCTCGAAGAGACCCTGGGAACGCTCCGCCCGCGGCGCCGCATCGGACTCCGTCCGCTGCGCGAGGTCGTCGGCCGCGAGCCGTTGGCGCTGCGGCCGACGGAGGAGACGCACGAGGTTGCGGTCGAGCGCCCGGTCGCCTCGCCGTATGCGACCGCGGCAGCCCCCCGCACCGCGACCGCTCTCGCTCGTCGCCTGCGCATCGAACGCGGACAGCGGCTCCTGACCGCCGCGGCCGACGCCGTCGTCGTGTCCGCGGCAGCCCTCCTGGCCTGGGTTCTCGCACCGTTCCTCGGCGCGCAGCCCGACGCCCTGCCGTGCGCGCTGAGCGCGGCCGTGTGGTGGACCGCTCTCCGCGTCGCCGGCTCCCGCTCGGCGACCGCCACGGCGGCTCGCCCGCGGCTTCTCGCCCCGACCGTCGTGGCCTTCGGCCTGCTCACGATGGGCTTCGTGGCGGTCGAGTCCGAAGCGATCCGCCCCGTGCTGCTCGTCGCGGCTCCGATCGGACTCGCCGGGCTCGCGCTGTCGCGGGAGGCGCTGCGCTTCCGCGCCGCAGTCCGCCGTCGCGCCGGGCACGATCTCGCGTCGGCCCTCCTCGTGGGCAGGGCGGTCGACGTCGAGGGCTTCGCCGCGGCCCTCGCCCGCGACGACGCGAGCGGCTACCGGATCGACGGCTCGGTGCTCATCGAGGACACCGCCGACCCCGCCGAGGTCATCGAGCGCGTGACGGCGGCCGCCGGGTCGCTGGGCACCGACACCGTCATCGTCGCGAGCGCCCCGCCCGCCGGCAGCGACCTCATCAAGCGCCTCGGATGGCGTCTGGAGGGGCTCGCAGCGGAGATCGTCGTCGCGAACGGACTGCGCGACACCGCGCCGTCGCGCCTCGCCCTCCTGCAGATCCAGGGCGTCCCCTTCGTGCAGGTGCAGGTCCCCCGCTACCGCGGGGCGTCGCACCTCGCCAAGCGCGCGGTCGACGTGGTCGTGTCGACTCTCGCGCTCGTCGCGATCGGCGCGGTGCTGCCGGTGATCGCCCTCGCGATCAAGCTCGACTCCCCCGGCCCGGTGTTCTTCCTGCAGGAGCGCATCGGACGCGACGGCCGCCCGTTCCGGATGGTGAAGTTCCGCTCGATGTCGCAGTCGGCCGAGGCCGAGCGCGAGCGCCTCGAGGCCGCGAACGAGGGAGCGGGGCCGCTCTTCAAGCTGCGGGACGACCCCCGCGTCACCACCGTCGGACGCTTCCTGCGGAAGTTCTCCGTCGACGAGCTCCCCCAGTTCTGGAACGTGCTGAGGGGCGACATGAGCGTCGTCGGGCCTCGGCCCCCGCTGCCGCGCGAGGTGTTCGCGTACGAGCGCTCCGCCTACCGCCGCCTGTATGTCAAGCCGGGCATCACCGGCCCCTGGCAGGTCGGTGGGCGCAGTGACCTGACGTGGGAGGAGAGCGTCCGCATCGACCTCCGCTACGTCGAGAACTGGTCCATCGCGACCGACCTGAAGATCATCCTCCGCACCGCCGCGGTGGTCGTCCGTCCGAAAGGGGCGTACTGATGTCTCAAGCAACCCTGTCTCTGTCGTCGGTGATGCCGACCCTCCGCCGACGCGCGACGCCGCCGCCGGCCGTCCCCCGCCTCGTCAGCGACGACTTCGCGAGCCTCCCCGTCATCGAGATCGGCGGCGCGCCCGTCCACCTCGTCGACGAGCGGGTCGCGCGACGCGTCATCGCCGAGGCGACCCGGCGACCGCTGCGCAAGCCGCTCGCGGTCTCGTCGATCAACCTCGATCACATCCACCACTTCGCCGGCGGCACGGACTCCTTCCGCTCCGACGGCTCGGTGCGCTGGCTCAACCTCATCGACGGCGCGCCCATCGCGCACCAGGCGCAGCGGATGACCGGCGTCGCCTACCCGCGTCTGGCGGGCAGCGACATCGTGACGTCGGTGCTCACCGACCTCGCCGCGGCCGACCTGTCCGTGGGCGTCGTGGGCGGCATGCCCGAGGTCGCCGAGCCGCTGCGCCAGCGTCTCGCCGACGGATGGCCGGGGCTGCGCTTCGCGGGCCACTGGTCGCCCTCGCGCGAGGAGCTGAACGACCCCGAGGCCTGCCGCCGGCTCTGCGACGAGATCCGCGCCACGGGAGTGAACGTGCTGCTGGTCTGCCTCGGCAAGCCGCGCCAGGAGCGCTGGATCTCCGCCTACGGCGCGCAGACCGGCGCCGACGCGCTGCTGGCGTTCGGCGCGGTCGTCGACTTCCTCGCCGGGCGCGTCAGCCGCGCCCCGGAGTGGGTCAGCAACGCCGGCGTCGAATGGGCGTACCGCCTCATGCTCGAGCCGCGCCGGCTCGCCCGCCGCTACCTCATCCAGGGTCCGCCGGCGTACCTCGCTGTGCGCCGTTCCCAGGCGCAGCCGATCCGCGCCCTGACGCCGGCCTGACCAGCCGACGCCGCACCGCCCATCCGATCGCCGCCCCGAGCAGCGCGCCCAGCGAATTCGCGAGCACGTCGCGCGGGGTGGCGAACCGGCCGTCGAGAGCCGTCTGCGCGACCTCGGCGGCCACCGAGACGCCCACCGCAACGAGGACGCCGAGCCACGGACGCCGCCACAGCAGCGTCAGCAGGAAGCCGAACGGCAGGAACAGCACGATGTTCGCACCGAACTCCACCCAGCCCTGTCTCACCCCGGGGAGCCCCAGCTCGCGCACCGCTTCGGTGATCGCCTCGACGGCTCTTCCGGGTGAGACCGGGGAGAGCAGCACGACGATCACGGCCAGCACGTACGCGCCCAGGCCCCACAGCGCCCAGCGGCGCGCATCCGATCTCACGTCCCTACCGTCGCACACGAACGTCGCCGCCTACCTCCTCGCAGAGGCACCGGGCGAGGCGACCGCGTGGATCGACGGCACCGGCGCGCTCTCCTACGCGAACCTCCGCGCGGCGGTCGGCGCGATGATGGACCGCGTGGCCGCCCTCGGCCTCGACCGCGGCGAGCCGGTGGCGGTCCTCGCCGCGAACGGGACGTTCTGGATCGCCTCGTACCTCGCGATCCTCGCCTCGGGGATGGTCGCGGTGCCGCTTCCGACCGCCCTCGACGCCGGGGAGATCGCTCGCCGCGCATCGTGGGCGCGCTGCGGCGCGCTTCTGGTCGGACGCTCGCAGTCGGCGAAGGCGGAGGCCGCAGCCGTCGCGGGCATCCCCGTCCTCGAGGAGGAGGACGGGGATGCGTGGGCCCGAGGAGAGGCGGCCGACTTCCCCGTCACCGAGGTCGATCCGGACGCCGACGCGGCGTACCTCTTCACCTCGGGCACGACCGGCGACCCTCGCGCCGTGCGGATCACGCATGAGAACATCCGCGCGAACACGGACTCGATCCTCGGCTACCTCGAGCTCGCCGCCGACGACCGGATGCTGGTCGTGCTGCCGTTCACCTATGTGTTCGGCGCCTCGCTGCTGCACACGCACCTCCGCGCGGGCGCCTCGCTCGTCGACCACCCGTCGTCCGCATTCCCGGAGACGATCGTGCAGGCGCTCGCCGACCACGCCTGCACCGGGATGGCCGGGGTGCCGTCGGTCTACAACCTCCTGGTCCGAGGCAGCACGTTCACGCGGCGCGAACTGCCCGCCCTGCGCCACATGCAGCAGGCCGGCGGAGCGCTCTCTCCGCGCGTGCTGCGCGAGCTCGTTGCCGGGCAGCCGCACGCGCGTCTGTTCGTGATGTACGGCCAGACGGAGGCGACTGCGCGACTGTCGTACCTGCCGCCCGAGGAGCTGCTGCGCCGGGAGGGCTCGATCGGCCGCGGCATCCCCGGCGTCGCACTCCGGGTGCTGGACGAGGGCGGCGCCGACGTCGCGCCCGGCGAGGTGGGCGAGATCGTCGCCACGGGGCGCAACATCTCCCCCGGCTACCTCGACGACCCTGCGGCGAGCGCCCGCAAGATGTCGGACGGCGTCCTGCGAACCGGCGACCTGGGCACCGTCGACGCCGACGGCTTCATCTACGTGGTCGACCGCGCCGAGGACTTCATCAAGTCGTGGGGCTACCGCATTGCGAGCACCGACGTGGAGGCCGCGGCCATGGAGCTGCCGGGACTCATCGCCGCGGCGGCCGTCGGCCTGCCCGACGAGCGGTCCGGTGAGCGCGTCGAGATGGTGGTCGTCACCGGCCCCGATCATCCCCCCACCACGCAGGATGTCATCCGCCACTGCCGCGAGCGCCTGGCTGCCTACATGGTTCCCGCGCGCGTGCACATCGTCGACGCCCTGCCCGTCAACGCGAACGGCAAGGTCGTCAAGCGCAGCGTGCGGGAGCTCTGCATCGCCGCATCACTGGCACGGGCGTCGTCATGAACGGGAGGCGCCGCGGTCTGCTCGGGGCCGTGGCCATCCTCGTTCTCGCCGTCAGCGCCGCCTACTGGACACTGGAGAACCCGCCGATGGACGAGATCGACGCGCGGCCGCCCGCCGCAGAGGAGCTGGAGGCGGTCGCGGGCAGCCGGATCTTCTTCGGCCATCAGTCCGTCGGGGCCAACGTGCTCTCGGGCGTCGAGGAGCTCTATGCGGGGGCGACGACGCGTGCACCGCGGATCGTCGAGACGACGGAGCCGCCCGCCGAGGACGGGGGCTTCATCGCCCACGCCTACCTCGGGGTGAACGGCGACCCGTACAGCAAGATCGCGGACTTCACGCGCATCCTCGACGGCCCCATGGGCGAGAGCGTCGACGTGGCGCTGCTGAAGTTCTGCTACCTCGACGTCACGGCCAGCAGCGACGTGCCCGCGCTGTTCGACGCGTACTCGCACGCGATGAGCGAGCTCGCCTGGCGGCACCCCGACGTCCGCTTCCTGTACACGACCGTCCCTCTCACGACCGATCCCAGCTGGCGTGCGAATCTCAAGGCTCTCGTCGGCCGGGGCGACCAGGCCGGGCCGCTCGACAACGTCGCGCGCGAGGAGTACAACGAGCTGATCCGCGAGCGCTACGGCGCCTCCGGTGCGCTGTTCGACGTCGCCGCCGTCGAGGCGACCCTGGCCCAGCGGCCCACCTCGCGCGCGGAGGGAGCGGACCGGTACTTCGTTCTCAACCGCGCCCTCGCCGCCGACAACGGACACCTCAACGCCCTCGGCGCCCGGGCGGCGGCGGGCGAGCTCATCCGCGTCCTCGCGCCGGACGTGCCGTGACCATCCACGGGATCGGGGTCGACGTCGCCGCCGTCCCGCGCATCGCCCGTCTCGTCGCGCTGCGGGGCGGAGCGGTCGCCGAGCGCTGGTTCACGCCGGAGGAGCGCCGCCGCTGCCGCGAGGATGCCTCTCCCCCACGCGCCTACGCCGAGACCTTCGCCGCGAAGGAGGCCGTCTGGAAGGCGCTCGGCCTCCGCGGCTGGGACGGCTCCGTGCCCTGGCGCTGGATCGGGATCGTGCACGAGGAGGAGACCGCGAAGCTCACCGGGCCCGTGGCGTCGGCTGCCGCGGCGCTCCGCGTGCACGTGCGGACGTCGTCGACGGAGGCCGTCGCGATGGCGGTCGCGACGGCCTCCGCGATCACACCTCGCTGACGGGTTCCACGAGCACCGGCGGCTCATGCAGGTAGGCCGTGGTCCGCCGCTTCTGCACGATGTCCCGGAACACGCGCTCGACCTGCTCGTCCTCGAGCCCGGTCGCCGCCGCGATCTCCGGCACCGGCACGCCGTGGTTGAGACCGTAGAGGCAGAGGTCCATCCGCTGATACGGCAGCGAGAAGTAGAACTCTTCCTGCGACTGCTCGAGCGAGTAGGTGTCGGTCGTCGACGGGCGCTCGCGGATGGCGTCGGGCACGCCGAGGTGAGCCGCCAGGGCATAGACCTGCGACTTGTAGAGGTGCGCGATCGGCTTCACGTCGGCCGCCCCGTCGCCGAGCTTCACGAAGAAGCCCTGGTCGTACTCCAGCCGGTTCGGCGTGCCCGCGACGATGTAGTTCAGCCGGTCGGCGTCGCCGTACTCGGTCATCTTGCGCACACGCTGCTTGGTGTTCGTCGCCGCGACGATCTCGAGGTACGCCTCGGTCGTCAGGCGCTGCGTGACACGCGTGCCGTCGGGAGCCTCGGCGACGACCGAGTAGATGCGGAAGGCGTCGGAGTCGACCACGCTCGGCAGCACGATCTTCGACTTCCATCCCTCGCCGTAGTCCGGCAGGACGCGTCGGATGGCCGCGTCGCGGCGTCCATAGGCGCCGGCCGCGGTGAGGATGTCGGTGAGGTCCTCCACGCGCGACTCGACGCCCAGCCACTCCGTCAGGCTGGTGCTGAAGCCGAGGGTGTCGTCCGACGACTCCCGCTCCGGCATGTGCACCGCGAACACGCGCTCCGGGCCGAACGCGCGCACGCAGAGCGCCGCCACCACGCTGGAGTCGATCCCGCCGGACACGCCCAGCACGGCGCCGCGGCGGCGGTGCCGTGCGGCGTAGTCGCGCAGGCTCGCGGTGATCCGCTCGACCTCCGCCTCCTCGTCGATCGCGAGCGTCTCGGGTCCGAATGTCATGTCGTGTCCTTCCTCCCGGCCGCGCCGGCTCCGTCCCGCATCTGTCCGAGATCGCCGACGAGGTCGAAGGCGACGACCGGCCCCGGGGGCCGTCGGGGTGCGCTCGGCCGCGCCCCCAGGAAGAGGGCGCTGAGCAGCTGCACGGAGAGCACGGCGACCAGGCGCATGTTGTCGGTGTTGCCGAGACCGCGCCCGTCGCGGGCACGGCACTTCGCGAGCAGCCGATCGACGATCTCCGGGCGGAACACCCCCGCGTCGACCAGGGCGCGCTGAGAGGCGACGTCGTCCAGCCAGTCGGGGGAGCCATCCGCGAAGAAGCTGGCGGCGTCGGGAGCGCGGTAGGGCTGCTTCGGGCGCTCGCGGATGGCCGTGGGCACGAGATCCGCGAAGGCCTGCTTGAGCAGGTGCTTCTCGTCGAGCCCGCGCATCTTCTGACGCGCCGGCAGGCGGCTGGCGAGTTCGACGAGGTTCGCATCGAGGAACGGGAATCGTCCCTCGATGGAGTTCGCCATGAGCATCCGGTCACCCTGCGACGACAGGATGTACCCGGGCAGCAGCGTGGTGAGCTCCAGCCACTGCGCCTGCGCGAGCGGGTCCCACCCCGCTCCCTCGTCGCCGAGGGCCGCCACGAGGGCCTCGTCGGGCGCTGCGGCGTCGACGCGCGCATCCGCGGTCAGCATGCTCTTGAGCACCGACGTCGACTCCCAGCGGGGCCGGTGCGACAGCGCCACGTCGTCGACGTCGGCGGTGCGCGAGAAGAAGCTGCGCGCGAAGGCGGGCGTGCTCCCGGGCGACCGCTTCATCCACGGGTACAGCAGCTCGACCGCCTGCCCGCGGACCTCCGAATCGGGGTTCCGCGCGAGAAACCGGCGCACCCGCGCCTCGCGGAAGATGTCGTAGCCGGCCAGCACCTCGTCGGCGCCCTCGCCGGTGACGACGACCTTGTAGCCTGAATCGCGGACCAGCTTCGAGAGCAGGTACATCGGCGCGGGCGCCGTGCGCAG encodes:
- a CDS encoding M23 family metallopeptidase, yielding MHSEISDRQSEDEAAQRPRATLVAHVGVAVAALVAVTTGASALAVGRPVPESAPVAAVSLAVDPSQGDEAEPPESPTAGFSDEAARFAEQTVEVPDLASSSYGATTIDELTATLRKAREALIGNARAAGLDVDLSRLGDDKDLPSLGKFIWPVANPTLTDPFGARGGRHMGMDMAAAGGTPITAASPGIVVLSSESHYGYGVAVIIQHVNGVRTLYGHMIHGSRAVQAGDWVEAGDPIGLVGNTGHSFGNHLHFEVHVDGVPVDPRRYLDGAGDPVDVKPWQPVPGGAEPAQVPPSAEPSPSEKPDRTPEPKPTEPTRTPEPTKTPEPSKTPPPTTAPPKSPQPTPPPATQQPSPQPTKPPATAEPTEPPATTQPEPTQPPQTSEPAPSAPPTTAPPEPSAPAPAPSAPAPSAPAPKTPAPTETSSPSGA
- a CDS encoding acylphosphatase, whose translation is MAEARRVRVVVAGGVQGVGFRWSTARQAERLGVSGWVRNAGSTTVEAELEGAPDAVQAVVDWMRHGPVGARVDALTVEDTTAQGTSDFEVSASR
- a CDS encoding glycine cleavage system protein R, with translation MASLVLTLIGQDRAGLVARVADVVEAHGGNWESSRLAELDGTFAGVVQVSAPTSRVVALTEDLERIDGLAITVRAAEQSEAVTGARFSLQVLGDDRPGIVREVSAALLRGGASIESMSTQTREAAMSGGRLFETAATVRVPEGVAVADVARELEGIAAEIQVDVATVDETVPAPLG
- a CDS encoding sugar transferase, which encodes MTALEETLGTLRPRRRIGLRPLREVVGREPLALRPTEETHEVAVERPVASPYATAAAPRTATALARRLRIERGQRLLTAAADAVVVSAAALLAWVLAPFLGAQPDALPCALSAAVWWTALRVAGSRSATATAARPRLLAPTVVAFGLLTMGFVAVESEAIRPVLLVAAPIGLAGLALSREALRFRAAVRRRAGHDLASALLVGRAVDVEGFAAALARDDASGYRIDGSVLIEDTADPAEVIERVTAAAGSLGTDTVIVASAPPAGSDLIKRLGWRLEGLAAEIVVANGLRDTAPSRLALLQIQGVPFVQVQVPRYRGASHLAKRAVDVVVSTLALVAIGAVLPVIALAIKLDSPGPVFFLQERIGRDGRPFRMVKFRSMSQSAEAERERLEAANEGAGPLFKLRDDPRVTTVGRFLRKFSVDELPQFWNVLRGDMSVVGPRPPLPREVFAYERSAYRRLYVKPGITGPWQVGGRSDLTWEESVRIDLRYVENWSIATDLKIILRTAAVVVRPKGAY
- a CDS encoding WecB/TagA/CpsF family glycosyltransferase produces the protein MSQATLSLSSVMPTLRRRATPPPAVPRLVSDDFASLPVIEIGGAPVHLVDERVARRVIAEATRRPLRKPLAVSSINLDHIHHFAGGTDSFRSDGSVRWLNLIDGAPIAHQAQRMTGVAYPRLAGSDIVTSVLTDLAAADLSVGVVGGMPEVAEPLRQRLADGWPGLRFAGHWSPSREELNDPEACRRLCDEIRATGVNVLLVCLGKPRQERWISAYGAQTGADALLAFGAVVDFLAGRVSRAPEWVSNAGVEWAYRLMLEPRRLARRYLIQGPPAYLAVRRSQAQPIRALTPA
- a CDS encoding VanZ family protein, which gives rise to MRSDARRWALWGLGAYVLAVIVVLLSPVSPGRAVEAITEAVRELGLPGVRQGWVEFGANIVLFLPFGFLLTLLWRRPWLGVLVAVGVSVAAEVAQTALDGRFATPRDVLANSLGALLGAAIGWAVRRRLVRPASGRGSAAPGNGAQRGTPADPG
- a CDS encoding class I adenylate-forming enzyme family protein, with translation MIASTALPGETGESSTTITASTYAPRPHSAQRRASDLTSLPSHTNVAAYLLAEAPGEATAWIDGTGALSYANLRAAVGAMMDRVAALGLDRGEPVAVLAANGTFWIASYLAILASGMVAVPLPTALDAGEIARRASWARCGALLVGRSQSAKAEAAAVAGIPVLEEEDGDAWARGEAADFPVTEVDPDADAAYLFTSGTTGDPRAVRITHENIRANTDSILGYLELAADDRMLVVLPFTYVFGASLLHTHLRAGASLVDHPSSAFPETIVQALADHACTGMAGVPSVYNLLVRGSTFTRRELPALRHMQQAGGALSPRVLRELVAGQPHARLFVMYGQTEATARLSYLPPEELLRREGSIGRGIPGVALRVLDEGGADVAPGEVGEIVATGRNISPGYLDDPAASARKMSDGVLRTGDLGTVDADGFIYVVDRAEDFIKSWGYRIASTDVEAAAMELPGLIAAAAVGLPDERSGERVEMVVVTGPDHPPTTQDVIRHCRERLAAYMVPARVHIVDALPVNANGKVVKRSVRELCIAASLARASS
- a CDS encoding holo-ACP synthase encodes the protein MTIHGIGVDVAAVPRIARLVALRGGAVAERWFTPEERRRCREDASPPRAYAETFAAKEAVWKALGLRGWDGSVPWRWIGIVHEEETAKLTGPVASAAAALRVHVRTSSTEAVAMAVATASAITPR
- the nadE gene encoding NAD(+) synthase; this encodes MTFGPETLAIDEEAEVERITASLRDYAARHRRRGAVLGVSGGIDSSVVAALCVRAFGPERVFAVHMPERESSDDTLGFSTSLTEWLGVESRVEDLTDILTAAGAYGRRDAAIRRVLPDYGEGWKSKIVLPSVVDSDAFRIYSVVAEAPDGTRVTQRLTTEAYLEIVAATNTKQRVRKMTEYGDADRLNYIVAGTPNRLEYDQGFFVKLGDGAADVKPIAHLYKSQVYALAAHLGVPDAIRERPSTTDTYSLEQSQEEFYFSLPYQRMDLCLYGLNHGVPVPEIAAATGLEDEQVERVFRDIVQKRRTTAYLHEPPVLVEPVSEV